A single region of the Undibacterium piscinae genome encodes:
- the uvrC gene encoding excinuclease ABC subunit UvrC, with protein MHEDTPELPLSESRAQVLDTVSKLPNLPGVYRYFDASENVLYVGKARDLKKRVSSYFQKTLSSPRIAMMVAKIARLETTVTRSEAEALILENNLIKALRPRYNILFRDDKSYPYLKITSEHTPRMTYYRGGVDKKHQYFGPFPSAWAVKESMQLLQKIFLLRSCEDSVFANRARPCLLHQIQRCSAPCVDIISNEDYLADVDNAAKFLRGRQSEVMQNLESKMLGFAEQLKFEQAALVRNQMSALSKILHQQSMETNSDSDIDIIAVIVEGGKACVNLAMVRGGRHLGDRAYFPSHVEDAQLAAEEHIEVEVLTAFLAQHYADQFIPSQLICNVEFDAPDLMLALMAQCGHRIHCSFQPQEQRRAWLEMAIKGAQLSLARMLSEQGSQQSRTRALVNVLELDIEDIDLLRVECFDISHTQGEATQASCVVFHHHAMQNSEYRRFNINGITPGDDYAAMRQVIQRRYEHLANRVMVDTDIDVAQMEVAVSRDMPDIVLIDGGKGQVEVARQVFVELGLDTSLIVGVSKGEGRRVGLETLVFVDGRLPKELGKESAALMLIAQIRDEAHRFAITGMRAKRAKARQKSQLEEIEGVGPKRRQRLLVRFGGLKGVADASVEDLMAVEGISRQLAEEIYRQLR; from the coding sequence ATGCATGAAGATACCCCAGAGCTGCCGTTGAGTGAGTCTCGCGCTCAGGTGTTGGATACTGTTTCTAAACTACCCAATTTGCCAGGGGTATACCGTTATTTTGATGCATCTGAAAATGTCTTATACGTTGGTAAGGCGAGGGATTTAAAGAAACGCGTTTCCAGTTATTTTCAAAAGACCTTGAGCAGTCCGCGTATCGCGATGATGGTCGCGAAAATAGCGCGACTTGAGACGACGGTCACGCGTAGCGAAGCTGAGGCTTTGATATTAGAGAATAACCTGATTAAGGCCCTACGCCCACGTTACAACATTTTGTTTCGTGATGATAAGTCCTATCCTTACCTCAAAATCACCAGCGAGCATACGCCTCGTATGACTTACTATCGCGGTGGCGTGGACAAAAAACATCAATATTTCGGACCTTTCCCCTCGGCGTGGGCGGTAAAGGAATCTATGCAGCTATTGCAAAAAATCTTCTTGCTGCGTAGTTGTGAGGATAGCGTATTTGCGAATCGCGCCCGTCCCTGTCTGCTGCACCAGATTCAGCGATGCAGTGCTCCTTGCGTAGATATTATTTCGAATGAAGATTATCTTGCCGACGTTGATAATGCGGCCAAATTCTTACGTGGCCGGCAATCTGAGGTGATGCAAAATCTTGAGTCCAAGATGTTAGGATTTGCTGAGCAATTAAAATTTGAGCAGGCGGCATTGGTACGTAATCAGATGTCCGCACTGTCGAAAATTCTTCATCAGCAAAGTATGGAGACCAATAGTGATAGCGATATCGATATTATTGCGGTGATCGTCGAAGGTGGTAAGGCATGCGTCAATCTTGCGATGGTGCGCGGGGGGCGCCATCTTGGTGACCGTGCATATTTCCCTAGTCATGTTGAAGATGCGCAGTTAGCCGCAGAAGAGCATATAGAAGTAGAAGTGCTGACCGCATTCTTGGCGCAACATTACGCCGATCAGTTTATCCCCTCGCAATTAATCTGCAATGTGGAATTTGATGCGCCGGATTTAATGCTTGCCTTGATGGCCCAATGTGGCCATCGCATCCATTGCTCTTTCCAACCTCAGGAGCAAAGGCGGGCGTGGTTGGAGATGGCAATCAAGGGCGCTCAACTGTCTTTAGCCCGCATGTTATCGGAGCAAGGCTCTCAGCAAAGCCGTACGCGTGCATTGGTCAATGTGCTGGAACTCGACATTGAAGATATCGACCTGTTGCGAGTGGAATGTTTCGATATTAGTCATACCCAGGGCGAGGCGACTCAAGCTTCGTGTGTGGTCTTTCATCATCATGCGATGCAAAATTCTGAGTACCGTCGCTTCAACATTAATGGCATTACTCCCGGAGACGACTATGCCGCAATGCGGCAGGTCATACAGCGGCGCTATGAGCACTTAGCGAATAGGGTTATGGTAGATACTGATATTGATGTTGCGCAGATGGAGGTCGCGGTGTCGAGAGATATGCCAGACATTGTATTGATTGATGGTGGCAAGGGGCAGGTGGAGGTCGCGCGTCAGGTATTTGTTGAACTGGGACTTGATACCAGTTTGATTGTTGGTGTCTCCAAAGGAGAAGGGCGTCGAGTGGGTCTGGAAACCTTGGTGTTTGTAGATGGTCGATTGCCGAAAGAGTTGGGTAAGGAATCTGCTGCGCTGATGTTGATTGCGCAGATCAGGGATGAAGCGCATCGCTTCGCTATTACCGGGATGCGTGCCAAGCGTGCCAAGGCAAGGCAAAAGTCTCAACTCGAAGAAATTGAAGGTGTCGGCCCGAAGCGCAGGCAGCGTTTGTTGGTAAGGTTTGGCGGCTTGAAGGGCGTTGCCGATGCAAGTGTTGAAGATTTGATGGCGGTTGAGGGAATTTCCCGCCAATTGGCTGAAGAAATATATAGGCAACTGCGATAA
- the rnc gene encoding ribonuclease III, translating into MNEQLLQKRLGHQFRNAALLQQALTHRSHSVLHNERLEFLGDSVLNCVVASLLFDSFSSIDEGDLSRVRANLVKQQSLYEIAQRIELSQFLRLGEGELKSGGFRRPSILADTLEALFGAIYLDAGFDVAREVIKSLYSSVLVSIDPTTLGKDAKTLLQEFLQSKKIALPLYNVVATHGAAHSQEFEIECLVPKLDIQVFGTGGSRRAGEQAAAKLALETALDLLSKTPAARKKSKPRTSQLKLTGIATVQADALADTQKNALATQNSSLDSLNSQTSPEIAIQHNSHPKTA; encoded by the coding sequence ATGAATGAACAATTATTGCAAAAAAGGCTAGGTCACCAGTTTCGGAATGCGGCATTACTGCAGCAAGCTTTGACCCATCGCAGTCACAGTGTTTTGCATAATGAGCGCTTGGAGTTTCTGGGTGACTCAGTCTTGAATTGTGTTGTCGCTTCGTTGTTGTTCGATAGTTTTTCGAGCATAGACGAGGGCGATTTATCTCGAGTTCGAGCCAATCTGGTTAAGCAACAGTCGTTATACGAGATTGCACAAAGGATAGAATTATCCCAATTTTTGAGGTTGGGCGAAGGCGAGCTTAAATCTGGCGGATTCCGTCGGCCTTCTATCTTGGCCGATACGCTGGAGGCCTTGTTCGGGGCAATCTATCTTGATGCTGGCTTTGATGTTGCCCGTGAGGTGATTAAGTCTTTGTATTCCAGCGTGTTGGTATCAATCGACCCTACCACATTGGGGAAAGACGCAAAAACCCTGCTTCAGGAATTTTTGCAAAGTAAAAAAATTGCCCTGCCTCTCTATAACGTTGTGGCCACTCATGGAGCTGCGCATAGTCAGGAATTTGAAATTGAATGTCTGGTGCCTAAGCTTGATATTCAGGTTTTTGGCACTGGAGGCAGTCGGAGAGCTGGCGAGCAGGCTGCAGCCAAATTGGCACTGGAAACAGCGTTAGATTTGCTTTCCAAGACACCTGCCGCTCGAAAAAAAAGTAAACCGCGAACTTCCCAGCTGAAGCTTACCGGCATAGCGACGGTGCAAGCCGATGCGCTAGCGGACACTCAAAAAAACGCGCTAGCAACACAAAACTCTTCGTTAGACTCATTGAATAGTCAAACAAGCCCAGAAATTGCAATACAGCATAACTCCCATCCGAAGACAGCATGA
- the pdxJ gene encoding pyridoxine 5'-phosphate synthase: MNIHQQTQVIDLGINIDHVATLRNARGTSYPDPLKAALMAEEAGADCITLHLREDRRHIKDADVEKIRPLLLTRMNLEAAVTQEMIDFACRIKPQDVCLVPERREEVTTEGGLDVVRYFSQVQAAVKQLQGEGIRVSLFIDSDENQIQAARETGATVIEIHTGRYADAHDAIEQERELLRVRQGALEGIKRGLKVNAGHGLHYTNVQAIAAIPEISELNIGHAIVAQAVFDGWTKAVADMKAIMVKARLATK; this comes from the coding sequence ATGAACATTCATCAACAAACCCAAGTGATAGACCTTGGCATTAATATTGATCACGTCGCAACCTTGCGCAATGCCCGCGGCACTAGTTATCCAGATCCTTTGAAGGCAGCGCTGATGGCAGAGGAGGCCGGTGCAGACTGTATCACTTTGCATTTACGCGAAGACCGTCGCCATATTAAAGATGCTGATGTTGAAAAAATTCGACCTTTATTACTTACCAGGATGAATCTTGAAGCGGCCGTTACTCAAGAAATGATTGATTTTGCCTGTCGCATTAAACCGCAGGATGTTTGCCTGGTTCCTGAACGGCGTGAAGAGGTGACAACCGAAGGTGGTTTGGATGTTGTCCGATATTTTTCCCAAGTTCAGGCTGCGGTAAAACAATTGCAGGGCGAGGGTATCAGAGTCAGTCTATTCATCGACTCTGACGAAAACCAGATCCAGGCCGCTCGAGAGACTGGTGCGACTGTGATTGAGATCCATACCGGGCGCTATGCGGATGCGCATGATGCCATTGAGCAGGAGCGTGAGCTTCTGCGCGTCAGACAAGGTGCCTTGGAAGGTATTAAACGGGGACTCAAGGTGAATGCCGGACATGGCCTGCATTACACAAACGTTCAGGCAATTGCCGCTATCCCGGAAATATCAGAGTTAAACATTGGCCATGCGATAGTGGCGCAAGCAGTTTTTGACGGTTGGACTAAAGCGGTTGCTGACATGAAGGCAATCATGGTGAAAGCCAGATTAGCAACGAAATGA
- the recO gene encoding DNA repair protein RecO, with protein MDSAASLDVRTPPESAEVECEAAVPVRQAKLLKRVVAKGVRIASQPGFVLHSYPYKETSLIIEVFSRDYGRVALVAKGAKRPHSQLRNVLQTFQPLSMGWSGKSDIRTLISAEWVGGMLPLEKSGLLCGFYLNELLVKFLVRDEPHPVLFDHYVSTLNQLAHHEPAPIVLRKFEQALLSESGLIADLSYCTVAKTKVIAEKHYVIDPETGARPARIIDKIPHILGQTLLDMQAGEYQDAITQSQSKMLMRYLLAHHLHGIPLNTRQILIDLQKL; from the coding sequence ATGGACTCGGCAGCAAGTTTGGATGTTCGCACTCCACCTGAGTCTGCGGAGGTCGAATGCGAAGCCGCCGTCCCGGTTCGGCAAGCTAAACTCTTAAAAAGAGTGGTAGCAAAAGGAGTCCGGATTGCCAGTCAACCGGGCTTTGTTTTACATTCCTACCCGTATAAAGAAACCAGTTTAATTATTGAGGTTTTCAGCCGGGATTATGGTCGCGTTGCCTTGGTCGCCAAAGGGGCCAAGCGCCCGCACTCACAATTGCGTAATGTACTGCAAACTTTCCAACCTTTAAGCATGGGCTGGAGCGGGAAATCAGATATACGCACGCTCATTTCAGCCGAGTGGGTAGGGGGGATGTTGCCATTGGAGAAATCGGGGTTATTGTGTGGATTTTATCTCAATGAACTCTTGGTGAAATTTTTGGTGAGGGATGAGCCGCACCCCGTACTATTTGATCACTATGTTTCAACTCTGAATCAACTTGCGCATCACGAACCGGCTCCAATCGTACTTAGGAAGTTTGAGCAGGCATTGCTCTCCGAGTCAGGCTTGATTGCTGATCTTAGTTACTGCACTGTAGCGAAGACTAAGGTCATTGCGGAAAAACATTATGTGATCGATCCCGAAACGGGTGCACGACCGGCGCGTATCATAGATAAAATTCCTCACATCCTCGGACAAACCTTGCTTGACATGCAAGCTGGTGAGTATCAAGATGCAATTACACAATCCCAAAGCAAAATGTTGATGCGCTATTTACTTGCGCATCATTTACACGGCATTCCCTTGAATACCAGACAAATTCTGATAGACCTACAGAAGCTATGA
- a CDS encoding DUF4845 domain-containing protein, with translation MKQIRNHSFNRQGGISLIGLILTLGVLVFMAMLATKVVPTVVEFSSIKKAIRSAKQSAKTVREIQDAFDKQSEVGYFDAVRGKDLSIVKNGEDMDVSFSYTKTIHLFGPASLLLEYADTTAKTGKAPKMQE, from the coding sequence ATGAAGCAGATTAGAAATCACTCATTTAATCGTCAAGGTGGAATTTCTCTGATAGGTTTGATTCTGACCTTGGGGGTACTCGTTTTTATGGCAATGCTGGCGACCAAGGTTGTTCCTACCGTGGTTGAATTTTCATCAATTAAAAAAGCGATCAGATCGGCTAAGCAATCGGCAAAGACAGTGCGAGAGATACAGGATGCGTTTGATAAACAGTCCGAAGTTGGCTATTTTGATGCGGTTCGAGGGAAAGATTTATCCATTGTGAAAAATGGTGAAGATATGGACGTAAGTTTTAGCTATACAAAAACAATTCATCTGTTTGGTCCGGCAAGTTTGTTGTTGGAATACGCAGATACCACGGCTAAAACTGGTAAAGCACCAAAAATGCAGGAATAA
- a CDS encoding GTPase Era, which yields MTDILDNPDFRCGYIAIVGRPNVGKSTLMNALIGAKVSITSRKAQTTRHRITGIQTKDNAQYIYVDTPGFQTRHANPLNRTLNRTVTNTLTASDVILFIIEAGTFGAADQQVIDLLPKNVPCILVINKSDRVKDKAVMMPFAQKIMALFPFAAVVPVSATLRFQLENLEGETKKYLPLNSPIFGADDITDRSEKFLATEIVREKLFRFVGDELPYTSTVLIEKFEQEGNLRRVFIAILVERDGHKSMVIGNKGARLKDISTQSRQDMEKLFGGPVYLEIWVKVKSGWADNEAGLRAYGYE from the coding sequence ATGACAGACATATTAGATAACCCCGATTTTCGATGCGGATACATCGCCATTGTTGGTCGCCCTAACGTTGGTAAATCGACCTTGATGAATGCCTTGATCGGCGCCAAGGTGAGTATTACCTCTCGTAAGGCACAAACTACACGGCATCGTATTACGGGCATTCAGACTAAAGATAACGCGCAGTATATCTATGTCGATACCCCGGGTTTTCAGACGCGTCACGCAAATCCGTTAAATCGGACCTTAAACCGCACTGTCACCAATACCTTGACGGCATCGGATGTGATCCTGTTTATCATAGAGGCTGGTACCTTTGGCGCGGCAGATCAGCAGGTTATAGACTTGCTGCCAAAAAATGTCCCTTGCATACTCGTGATTAATAAATCGGATCGCGTCAAAGATAAAGCGGTAATGATGCCATTCGCGCAGAAAATTATGGCTTTGTTTCCTTTTGCGGCGGTAGTTCCGGTTTCTGCCACACTACGATTCCAGTTGGAAAATCTAGAGGGTGAAACAAAGAAATATCTGCCCTTGAACTCGCCTATTTTTGGTGCTGATGACATCACTGACCGTAGTGAGAAATTTTTGGCCACAGAGATCGTGCGCGAGAAGTTATTTCGCTTTGTCGGTGATGAGTTGCCCTATACCAGTACCGTTCTGATCGAGAAATTTGAGCAGGAAGGTAATTTACGTCGTGTTTTTATTGCGATCTTGGTTGAGCGAGACGGCCATAAATCTATGGTAATTGGCAATAAAGGCGCACGTTTAAAAGATATCTCAACCCAATCGCGCCAGGATATGGAAAAGTTGTTTGGTGGCCCTGTGTACCTGGAAATTTGGGTTAAGGTCAAATCAGGGTGGGCTGATAACGAAGCCGGTTTGCGTGCTTACGGCTACGAATAA
- the lepB gene encoding signal peptidase I — MSFQSILGNFSLILFVLTMVTGVIWFLDMFILGKQRRLNADKALADFDQRNAKLSAEGIRLQEGGRVELEFNLLKQPAWIEYSGSFFPVIAMVFFLRSFLYEPFKIPSSSMLPTLYVGDLILVNKFTYGIRLPIINKKVLSLNDPQRGDVMVFKYPENPSLDYIKRVVGVPGDKIVYRNKRLTVNGQEVVYETLPDFLDEERLSYSNQFSESLSGVKHRILNDVQMPAFVRDPHQFPKRELCTYDDAGFACTVPEAQYFMMGDNRDNSLDSRYWGFVPDQNIVGKAFFIWMNFSSPKRIGSFQ, encoded by the coding sequence ATGAGTTTTCAATCAATCTTAGGGAATTTTTCTTTAATTCTGTTTGTTCTGACGATGGTTACCGGAGTAATCTGGTTTTTGGATATGTTCATCCTCGGGAAGCAGCGGAGATTAAATGCGGATAAGGCTTTGGCTGATTTTGATCAGCGCAATGCAAAACTAAGCGCTGAGGGTATTCGTTTGCAAGAGGGCGGACGGGTTGAGCTGGAATTCAATTTACTCAAGCAACCGGCTTGGATAGAATATTCAGGAAGTTTCTTTCCTGTGATAGCCATGGTGTTTTTCCTGCGCTCATTTTTGTATGAGCCATTTAAAATTCCATCAAGTTCTATGCTACCGACCCTCTACGTAGGTGATTTAATCTTGGTGAATAAATTTACTTATGGAATTCGTTTGCCAATAATTAATAAGAAAGTACTGTCATTGAATGATCCTCAGCGCGGTGATGTAATGGTGTTTAAATACCCGGAAAACCCGAGTCTGGATTACATCAAACGCGTGGTCGGCGTTCCCGGGGATAAAATTGTTTATAGGAATAAACGCTTAACGGTGAATGGGCAGGAAGTTGTCTATGAGACCTTGCCAGATTTTTTGGATGAGGAGCGCCTCAGTTATTCAAATCAATTTAGTGAGAGTTTGAGCGGCGTTAAACATAGAATACTCAATGATGTGCAAATGCCCGCATTCGTGCGTGATCCTCATCAGTTTCCTAAACGGGAGTTGTGCACTTATGATGATGCAGGATTTGCTTGTACCGTCCCGGAAGCGCAGTATTTCATGATGGGCGATAACAGGGACAATAGTCTGGATAGCAGATATTGGGGATTTGTTCCCGACCAGAATATTGTCGGTAAAGCATTTTTTATCTGGATGAATTTTAGTAGCCCTAAGCGTATTGGTAGTTTTCAATAA
- a CDS encoding holo-ACP synthase, translating to MIFGIGTDIVQISRIELALARSGDRFAEKILGVDELKIFSERNAKNLARGTRFLATRFAAKEAFSKAIGLGMRMPMSWRSIQTLNDVDGKPAMQADGKLREWLESKDLRVSVSISDEAEYALAFVIVEKREPT from the coding sequence ATGATTTTCGGCATCGGCACTGATATTGTTCAAATTTCCCGGATAGAGTTGGCGCTCGCTCGTAGCGGGGATCGCTTTGCCGAGAAAATATTAGGTGTCGATGAGCTGAAGATATTTAGTGAGCGCAATGCAAAAAATTTAGCACGTGGTACGCGTTTTCTGGCCACACGGTTTGCCGCAAAAGAAGCATTTTCTAAGGCGATAGGATTGGGCATGCGTATGCCTATGTCGTGGCGTTCGATCCAAACTCTAAATGATGTAGATGGCAAACCGGCCATGCAGGCTGACGGGAAGTTGCGGGAATGGCTAGAGTCTAAGGATTTGCGTGTGAGTGTATCTATCTCGGATGAGGCGGAGTATGCCCTTGCGTTTGTGATTGTCGAAAAACGAGAGCCAACTTGA
- the pgsA gene encoding CDP-diacylglycerol--glycerol-3-phosphate 3-phosphatidyltransferase: protein MPFNFPILLTWLRVALIPLVMGVFYLPKAWLGPVEPGIAAAAVFVVAAVTDWFDGFLARRWDQTSAFGAFLDPVADKLMVAGALLVLMEFRQVDYIAIIAFIIIGREITISALREWMAQIGASKSVAVSSIGKIKTAAQMTAIPMLLFDKILFGVIDTHYWGQLLLWWAAALTLWSMLYYLRKAWPLIKENSGHLN, encoded by the coding sequence ATGCCGTTTAATTTCCCTATCTTGCTTACATGGTTACGTGTGGCACTCATCCCTCTGGTGATGGGTGTATTTTATTTGCCTAAGGCATGGTTGGGCCCTGTGGAGCCAGGCATCGCTGCCGCTGCTGTGTTCGTCGTTGCAGCGGTGACAGATTGGTTTGACGGTTTTTTGGCGCGGCGATGGGATCAAACCTCCGCTTTTGGTGCTTTCCTTGATCCGGTGGCTGACAAATTAATGGTGGCAGGGGCCTTGTTGGTGCTGATGGAATTCCGCCAGGTTGATTATATCGCCATCATTGCCTTCATTATTATCGGCCGTGAAATCACTATTTCGGCATTGAGGGAGTGGATGGCTCAAATTGGCGCATCAAAATCGGTAGCGGTAAGTTCCATTGGTAAAATTAAGACTGCGGCGCAAATGACAGCAATTCCTATGTTGTTGTTCGATAAGATTTTGTTCGGCGTGATCGATACGCACTATTGGGGGCAACTGCTATTATGGTGGGCTGCAGCGCTGACACTTTGGTCTATGCTTTATTATTTACGTAAAGCATGGCCCCTTATCAAAGAAAACTCAGGGCATTTGAATTAA